Proteins encoded within one genomic window of Oncorhynchus mykiss isolate Arlee chromosome 27, USDA_OmykA_1.1, whole genome shotgun sequence:
- the LOC110507617 gene encoding B-cell CLL/lymphoma 7 protein family member B-B isoform X1, which produces MSGRSGRAETRSRAKDDIKKVLAAIEKVRKWEKKWVTVGDTSLRIFKWVPVTDTKQIYRSKSITGEVRGLKDVVLENSSSTLDFQDECSNQSFLSDIYQPKMDSSSSSSQHASEAVSPLPHTTTLRTTEDAQPPMLGQESVDEPSQPAHEVADEPPTLIKEDLVLPLGVRVKTPCTEEEEGSGAPPLKKVCTEKKAVLR; this is translated from the exons ATGTCCGGACGGTCAGGTCGCGCGGAGACACGGAGTCGTGCTAAAGATGATATTAAAAAGGTGCTGGCAGCAATTGAAAAAGTGCGTAAATG GGAGAAGAAGTGGGTAACAGTGGGAGACACATCCCTACGAATATTCAAGTGGGTGCCTGTGACAGACACTAAACAG atATACCGGAGCAAATCCATAACTGGAGAGGTTCGAGGTCTAAAAGATGTGGTGTTGGAAAACTCCAGCTCTACCTTGGATTTCCAAG ATGAATGCAGCAACCAGAGTTTCCTGTCTGATATCTACCAGCCCAAAATGGACAGCAGCAGCTCCAGCTCCCAGCATGCCAGTGAGGCAGTCAGTCCTCTTCCCCACACCACAACCCTCCGCACGACCGAAGACGCTCAACCACCCATGCTGGGCCAGGAGAGTGTGGACG AACCATCCCAGCCAGCACATGAAGTTGCTGATGAGCCTCCAACATTGATCAAAGAGGACCTGGTTTTGCCCCTTGGTGTCCGAGTAAAAACTCCATGCACAGAG gaagaagagggatcagGAGCCCCTCCACTGAAGAAAGTTTGCACTGAAAAAAAGGCTGTACTGAGATAA
- the LOC110507617 gene encoding B-cell CLL/lymphoma 7 protein family member B-B isoform X2, whose product MHLRMEKKWVTVGDTSLRIFKWVPVTDTKQIYRSKSITGEVRGLKDVVLENSSSTLDFQDECSNQSFLSDIYQPKMDSSSSSSQHASEAVSPLPHTTTLRTTEDAQPPMLGQESVDEPSQPAHEVADEPPTLIKEDLVLPLGVRVKTPCTEEEEGSGAPPLKKVCTEKKAVLR is encoded by the exons ATGCACTTGCGcat GGAGAAGAAGTGGGTAACAGTGGGAGACACATCCCTACGAATATTCAAGTGGGTGCCTGTGACAGACACTAAACAG atATACCGGAGCAAATCCATAACTGGAGAGGTTCGAGGTCTAAAAGATGTGGTGTTGGAAAACTCCAGCTCTACCTTGGATTTCCAAG ATGAATGCAGCAACCAGAGTTTCCTGTCTGATATCTACCAGCCCAAAATGGACAGCAGCAGCTCCAGCTCCCAGCATGCCAGTGAGGCAGTCAGTCCTCTTCCCCACACCACAACCCTCCGCACGACCGAAGACGCTCAACCACCCATGCTGGGCCAGGAGAGTGTGGACG AACCATCCCAGCCAGCACATGAAGTTGCTGATGAGCCTCCAACATTGATCAAAGAGGACCTGGTTTTGCCCCTTGGTGTCCGAGTAAAAACTCCATGCACAGAG gaagaagagggatcagGAGCCCCTCCACTGAAGAAAGTTTGCACTGAAAAAAAGGCTGTACTGAGATAA